A single genomic interval of Croceibacter atlanticus HTCC2559 harbors:
- a CDS encoding type 1 glutamine amidotransferase domain-containing protein → MNKRVAILATNGFEESELKSPLEAMKNEGFTVDIVSQESGKIKAWDNGNWSNEYTVDKTLDNVSASDYNALMLPGGVINPDILRRDDKAISFIKDFFKQSKPVAAICHAPQLLIEADVVKGRKLTSFNSIKTDLVNAGANWVDEEVVVDEGFVTSRNPDDLPAFNAKLIEEVKEGKHELQHA, encoded by the coding sequence ATGAATAAGAGAGTCGCAATATTAGCAACAAATGGATTTGAAGAAAGTGAGTTAAAGTCACCTTTAGAAGCTATGAAGAATGAAGGATTTACAGTAGATATTGTAAGTCAAGAGTCTGGAAAGATAAAAGCTTGGGATAATGGAAATTGGTCTAACGAATATACAGTAGACAAAACATTGGATAATGTTTCAGCTAGTGATTATAATGCTTTAATGTTACCTGGTGGTGTAATTAACCCAGATATTTTACGAAGAGATGATAAGGCTATTAGCTTTATTAAAGATTTCTTTAAACAAAGTAAACCAGTAGCAGCCATTTGTCACGCACCTCAATTATTAATTGAAGCAGATGTGGTTAAAGGCCGTAAGTTAACATCATTCAACTCTATTAAAACAGACCTAGTAAATGCAGGAGCAAACTGGGTAGATGAAGAGGTTGTAGTAGATGAAGGCTTTGTAACTAGTAGAAATCCTGATGATTTACCAGCATTTAATGCAAAATTAATTGAAGAGGTAAAAGAAGGTAAGCACGAGTTACAACACGCTTAA
- a CDS encoding patatin-like phospholipase family protein, which yields MRALVISGGGSKGAYAGGVAHYLIRHQHTKYDLFLGSSTGSLLLPHLALGNLNKLYNIYTNVNQNSIFSLNPFRVKRKDNREFVSINYVNSLLQFIKRKRTFGESKNLRQLIRKNFSEAEFQKARTNAKDIVVTVSNLTKNKVEYKSIQECTYDDFCEWIWISCNYVPFMSLVEKDGFEYADGGFGCLIPIREAIRRGATEIDAIILESENMEHNKILGKNPFSLMVGLFSFMMDQTERHNIVEGKLAAINKEVTLNLYYTPSKLTENSLIFNKKLMRSWWKQGYAYAERKAQQAKDNELK from the coding sequence ATGAGAGCATTAGTAATTTCTGGTGGTGGTAGTAAAGGAGCTTATGCTGGTGGCGTTGCGCATTACCTTATTAGGCATCAACATACAAAGTATGATTTGTTTCTAGGAAGTTCAACAGGAAGTTTACTGTTACCACACTTAGCATTGGGCAATCTAAATAAGTTGTATAATATATACACCAATGTTAATCAGAACTCTATTTTTAGTTTAAATCCGTTTCGTGTTAAACGCAAGGATAATAGAGAGTTTGTCTCTATAAACTATGTCAATTCTTTATTACAGTTTATAAAACGTAAACGCACGTTTGGAGAAAGTAAAAACCTAAGACAACTTATACGTAAGAATTTTTCTGAAGCCGAATTTCAAAAAGCCCGAACAAACGCTAAAGATATTGTAGTAACAGTATCTAACCTTACTAAAAACAAAGTAGAATATAAGAGTATTCAAGAATGTACCTATGATGATTTTTGTGAATGGATATGGATTTCCTGCAACTACGTACCATTTATGAGTCTGGTTGAAAAAGACGGATTTGAGTATGCAGATGGTGGTTTTGGTTGCTTAATCCCTATACGTGAAGCAATAAGAAGAGGCGCAACAGAAATTGATGCTATTATTTTAGAGAGTGAGAATATGGAACACAATAAAATATTAGGTAAAAATCCGTTTTCACTTATGGTTGGCCTTTTTAGCTTTATGATGGACCAAACCGAAAGACACAATATTGTAGAAGGAAAACTAGCAGCTATAAATAAGGAAGTAACACTAAACTTATATTACACACCATCTAAACTAACTGAAAACTCATTGATATTTAATAAGAAGCTCATGCGTAGTTGGTGGAAGCAAGGATATGCCTACGCAGAACGTAAAGCACAACAGGCAAAGGATAACGAATTAAAGTGA
- a CDS encoding helix-turn-helix domain-containing protein, producing MVNSTEFTKRLEKIFEYYDLSASSFADKIEVGRSSISHIVSGRNKPSLDFVMKVVSTFDEVDLYWLLNGKGTFPKSNTTVQSSSPPRPQSSFSDFDTSPTQDLFSDAEHHSKAIENHITPKPRNVKSNAIAKIIVLYTDGSFEAFEN from the coding sequence ATGGTAAACAGTACTGAATTTACGAAACGACTCGAAAAAATCTTTGAGTATTACGATCTGAGTGCCTCTTCTTTTGCAGATAAAATTGAAGTTGGGCGCTCTTCTATTTCTCATATTGTCTCCGGAAGAAACAAACCGAGTTTAGATTTTGTAATGAAAGTTGTATCTACTTTTGATGAAGTAGATTTATATTGGTTATTAAATGGTAAAGGAACATTCCCAAAATCAAATACAACAGTTCAGTCTTCTTCACCACCAAGACCACAATCTTCATTTAGTGATTTTGATACATCACCTACACAGGATTTATTTTCTGATGCAGAACACCATTCAAAAGCAATTGAAAATCACATTACTCCAAAACCTAGAAATGTAAAGAGTAATGCTATTGCTAAGATTATTGTTTTATATACTGATGGAAGTTTTGAGGCTTTTGAAAATTAA
- a CDS encoding YihY/virulence factor BrkB family protein produces MTVNFKTFLSLIKSTYKRWDNIDPFAKSAIIAYYTLFSLPSLLMIVVTIAGKFFGRDAVQGRITSEIGSLIGDGAAEAIEGMIANAALNDSSAFTVVFGVGALLFGATGAFFQLKRTMNFIWNVKEKDQTILRMVIDRVISFGMILVVGLMLLVSLVISATIGAISEYVEQIAPNITAIALDIGNFLFSYIFITALFASIFKILPDVKLKWRVTLLGASVTTLLFLIGEYLLGFYFGHSEPASVYGGASSVVLILLWVYYTCLIVFFGACFTVEYALYKNEKVEPNEQGESALEQELQELELKKKQAEEDHEDFKKLENGVDS; encoded by the coding sequence ATGACAGTAAATTTTAAAACATTTTTAAGTCTTATAAAGTCTACTTACAAGCGTTGGGATAATATAGACCCTTTTGCTAAAAGTGCAATTATTGCTTACTACACCTTATTCTCATTGCCTTCTTTATTAATGATTGTGGTAACCATTGCCGGAAAGTTTTTCGGCAGAGATGCTGTTCAAGGTAGGATTACTTCAGAAATAGGAAGCCTTATTGGAGATGGCGCCGCAGAAGCTATAGAAGGTATGATTGCTAATGCCGCGCTTAATGACAGTTCTGCATTTACAGTCGTATTTGGTGTTGGTGCGCTACTCTTTGGAGCAACAGGTGCGTTTTTTCAATTAAAACGTACTATGAATTTTATATGGAATGTAAAGGAGAAAGATCAAACCATTTTAAGAATGGTTATAGATCGTGTAATCTCATTTGGGATGATCCTCGTTGTGGGTCTTATGCTACTTGTTTCCTTAGTAATTTCTGCAACCATAGGTGCTATAAGTGAATATGTAGAGCAAATTGCACCAAACATTACAGCAATTGCCTTAGATATTGGTAATTTCCTGTTCTCTTATATATTTATAACGGCATTATTTGCAAGTATCTTTAAAATCTTACCAGACGTAAAACTTAAATGGAGAGTTACCTTATTAGGTGCATCTGTTACAACACTTTTGTTTTTAATAGGTGAATATTTATTAGGATTTTATTTTGGGCATAGTGAGCCTGCATCTGTTTATGGTGGCGCCTCTTCTGTGGTGCTTATACTGCTTTGGGTTTACTACACGTGTCTCATAGTATTTTTTGGAGCGTGTTTTACTGTAGAGTATGCACTCTATAAAAATGAAAAAGTAGAGCCAAATGAACAAGGAGAATCTGCTTTAGAGCAAGAACTACAAGAGTTAGAGCTTAAAAAAAAACAAGCAGAAGAAGATCATGAGGATTTTAAAAAGCTGGAAAACGGTGTAGACTCATAA
- a CDS encoding DinB family protein has product MTVQDIQPDEYNPYYKTYIDKVGDGDLLELLYKRQEITTKFFKSLDESKYLYRYADGKWTPLEILQHIIDTERIFYYRALRFARMDATPLIGFEHNDYINPSRANNKSMPQIIKEYDVERQHSLVLFQSLEEDVFSFKGTANGSAMTARAIAAIMIGHEKHHIEVIKERYL; this is encoded by the coding sequence ATGACAGTTCAAGACATACAGCCAGATGAGTATAACCCATATTATAAAACATATATAGATAAAGTTGGAGATGGAGATTTATTAGAGCTATTATATAAAAGACAAGAGATTACAACTAAATTCTTCAAATCACTTGACGAGTCTAAATACCTATACCGTTATGCTGATGGCAAATGGACTCCTCTCGAAATTCTGCAACATATTATAGATACAGAACGTATATTTTATTACCGAGCATTACGTTTTGCCCGTATGGATGCGACGCCTTTAATTGGCTTTGAACATAATGATTATATAAATCCATCAAGAGCTAATAATAAATCTATGCCACAAATTATTAAGGAGTATGATGTTGAGCGGCAACATTCTTTAGTTTTGTTTCAGAGTTTAGAAGAAGATGTTTTTTCTTTTAAAGGTACGGCAAACGGTAGTGCTATGACAGCTAGAGCCATTGCTGCTATTATGATAGGACATGAAAAGCATCATATTGAAGTTATAAAAGAACGATACTTGTAA
- a CDS encoding cupin domain-containing protein — MAKRNVTFSNPILNDEIEILSESEESLVFKTTLLPQSGQTQKHYHTKITEVFKVISGELQVFINNKPFLLKENETRQISPFTKHQFYNPTNKTVVFKVTVNTPGKLREGLQIMYGLAEDGKVYKNGLPKNILLMAIALQKMDTYVPNIPRGVQNLGIIVLAFLGKTLGLEQKLLRKYCT; from the coding sequence ATGGCTAAACGAAATGTTACTTTCTCTAACCCTATATTAAATGATGAAATTGAAATTCTTTCTGAATCTGAAGAATCCTTAGTATTTAAAACAACGTTATTGCCGCAAAGTGGGCAAACACAAAAGCATTACCACACCAAGATTACAGAAGTATTTAAGGTTATTTCTGGAGAGTTACAGGTATTTATAAATAATAAGCCCTTTCTTTTAAAGGAGAATGAGACCAGGCAAATTTCTCCATTTACAAAACATCAGTTTTATAATCCTACGAATAAGACAGTTGTGTTTAAAGTAACCGTAAATACACCTGGAAAATTAAGAGAAGGCTTACAAATTATGTATGGCCTAGCAGAAGATGGTAAGGTTTATAAAAATGGACTTCCTAAAAATATATTGTTAATGGCAATTGCATTACAAAAAATGGATACGTATGTACCTAATATACCAAGAGGTGTTCAAAATTTAGGAATAATAGTATTGGCATTTTTAGGAAAAACTTTAGGCTTAGAGCAAAAGCTTTTAAGAAAGTATTGTACTTAG
- a CDS encoding M1 family metallopeptidase: MKYLLFIFFCSILQWPLLAQTQDVKRIAAEIELLPESKSIKSKVEVIVDILQQTNELYLDSKIETIESVVSGNDTLQFITDNGKLIIRGDFKPSEYSFNITYTTSPKQTLYFVNDLNEHQVFTQGQGKYTSHWLPSIDDMTDKIEFDLTITAPQHLNVMASGVLDSVSSTKTKKTWYYDMKQPMSSYLVALAAGHYDHKSLTSASGIPIQLYFEPKDTEEFEATYRHTSTIFNFLESEIGVPYPWQNYKQVYVKDFLYAGMENTSLTIFSDAFVTDDIGFIDRNYVNVNAHELAHQWFGDLVTEKSSAHHWLHEGFATYYALLAEREIFGEDYYYWKLYESAERLKELSDSGKGEALTNPKASSLTFYEKGAWALHMLREDVGDLAFKIGVKHYLNTYAYKNVTVDDFLAAIEEASGKELSTFKANWLEQSAFKAEAALNSLKASEFMQHYFKISALRETPIEDKADLFFKELSAPKVNTYIGQEIVYQLANEPHKEALSLMRMAFNTNNHLIRQAIVANVKEIPKALQSEFESLLQDNSYQTKELALYALWSQFPNKRVTYLEQLKGIKGFSDHNVELLWLTLNLATQNYEPTNKSETFQKLTTYTNTKYSYQIRELAFNYLYQIEAFSDESLMNLVDATTHHVWRFKKFSRELLKELIKKPDYKKRLLQLKATFTKEENAFLDTIL, encoded by the coding sequence ATGAAATACCTATTATTTATATTTTTTTGTTCAATTTTACAATGGCCTTTATTAGCACAAACCCAAGATGTTAAGAGAATAGCAGCTGAAATTGAATTGCTGCCTGAATCAAAATCAATTAAATCTAAAGTTGAAGTTATAGTAGATATACTTCAACAAACCAATGAGTTATATTTAGATTCAAAAATTGAAACTATTGAAAGTGTTGTTTCTGGAAATGATACGCTTCAGTTTATAACAGATAACGGAAAGTTGATTATTAGAGGAGATTTCAAACCTTCAGAATATAGCTTCAATATTACTTACACAACCTCTCCAAAGCAAACCCTTTATTTTGTAAACGACCTAAATGAACATCAAGTTTTTACTCAAGGCCAAGGTAAATATACGTCGCACTGGTTACCGAGTATAGATGATATGACAGATAAAATAGAGTTTGACCTTACGATAACAGCTCCACAACATCTCAATGTAATGGCAAGTGGTGTTTTAGATTCTGTTAGTAGCACTAAAACTAAAAAGACGTGGTATTATGACATGAAGCAACCCATGTCTAGTTATTTGGTGGCATTAGCTGCTGGACATTATGATCACAAATCTCTTACAAGCGCCAGTGGTATTCCTATTCAGCTATATTTTGAGCCTAAAGATACTGAGGAGTTTGAGGCAACTTACCGTCATACTTCAACTATTTTTAATTTTTTAGAGTCTGAAATAGGTGTACCGTACCCTTGGCAAAATTATAAACAAGTGTATGTTAAAGACTTTCTCTATGCAGGAATGGAAAACACAAGCTTAACCATTTTTAGCGATGCTTTTGTAACCGACGATATCGGATTTATAGACCGCAATTATGTAAATGTAAATGCTCACGAGTTAGCGCACCAATGGTTTGGCGATTTAGTTACCGAGAAAAGTAGTGCACACCATTGGCTTCATGAAGGCTTTGCAACCTATTATGCATTGTTGGCTGAACGAGAGATTTTTGGAGAAGATTATTACTATTGGAAACTTTATGAGAGTGCAGAACGTCTTAAAGAACTAAGTGATAGTGGCAAAGGAGAAGCTTTAACAAACCCTAAGGCAAGCTCATTAACTTTTTATGAGAAAGGCGCTTGGGCATTACATATGTTGAGGGAAGACGTTGGAGATTTAGCATTTAAAATAGGAGTGAAGCACTATTTAAACACTTACGCGTACAAGAATGTTACAGTAGATGATTTCTTAGCTGCAATAGAAGAAGCTTCAGGAAAAGAGTTGAGCACTTTTAAAGCCAACTGGTTAGAACAATCTGCTTTTAAAGCAGAAGCTGCCTTGAACAGTTTAAAAGCATCTGAATTTATGCAGCACTATTTTAAAATTTCTGCATTAAGAGAAACTCCAATAGAAGACAAGGCAGATTTGTTTTTTAAAGAACTTTCTGCACCAAAAGTAAATACTTATATAGGGCAAGAAATAGTTTATCAGTTAGCAAACGAACCGCATAAAGAAGCTTTGTCTTTAATGCGTATGGCATTTAACACTAATAATCACCTTATAAGACAGGCTATTGTTGCTAATGTAAAGGAAATACCTAAGGCATTGCAGTCTGAATTTGAGTCACTTTTACAAGATAATTCTTACCAAACAAAAGAACTTGCTTTGTATGCCCTTTGGAGCCAATTTCCAAATAAACGTGTTACTTACCTTGAACAATTAAAAGGAATTAAAGGCTTTTCAGATCATAACGTGGAGTTACTTTGGCTTACCTTAAACTTGGCAACTCAAAACTATGAGCCTACAAATAAATCTGAAACATTTCAAAAATTAACAACGTATACCAATACTAAGTATAGTTACCAGATTAGAGAACTAGCATTTAATTACCTATACCAAATTGAAGCCTTTTCAGACGAAAGTTTAATGAACTTGGTTGATGCTACAACACATCACGTTTGGCGATTTAAAAAGTTTTCACGAGAACTTTTAAAAGAACTTATAAAAAAGCCAGATTACAAAAAACGTTTACTACAACTAAAAGCAACGTTCACAAAAGAAGAAAATGCATTTTTAGATACTATATTATAA
- a CDS encoding Lrp/AsnC family transcriptional regulator translates to MAKFKLDDIDRQILDMLIENTRTPFTDIAKKLLISAGTVHVRVKKMEEAGIIIGSSLTLDYEKLGYAFIAYVGVFLQNTSQTKFVMERINQIPFVTVAHVTTGKFNIFCKIRAKNTNHAKDVIYQLDDIEGVYRTETMISLEESLNDKKRLMHSIFQHQE, encoded by the coding sequence ATGGCAAAGTTCAAATTAGATGATATTGATCGTCAGATACTTGATATGCTGATTGAAAACACAAGAACGCCGTTTACAGATATAGCAAAGAAACTTTTAATATCTGCTGGAACGGTACACGTGCGTGTAAAGAAAATGGAAGAAGCTGGTATCATTATTGGTTCATCTTTAACATTGGACTATGAGAAGTTAGGCTATGCTTTTATTGCTTATGTTGGTGTCTTTTTACAGAACACATCTCAAACTAAGTTTGTTATGGAGCGCATAAACCAAATTCCATTTGTTACAGTTGCTCACGTAACTACAGGAAAGTTTAATATCTTCTGTAAGATACGTGCTAAGAATACAAATCACGCAAAAGATGTTATTTATCAATTAGACGATATCGAAGGTGTTTACAGAACAGAGACTATGATTTCTCTAGAGGAAAGCTTAAACGACAAAAAACGTTTAATGCATAGCATTTTTCAACATCAAGAATAA
- a CDS encoding M14 family zinc carboxypeptidase, with protein MENNTIYQHLFWKSYNDHFYKPIISRYIHPYEINSALKRFSTIGKVSLEGHSVLGKPIHSITLGTGSYKILGWSQMHGNESTTTKAVLDLLSIIDAHKDSAETEEIFKSITLKIILQLNPDGCEAYTRFNANEKDLNRDAQDCSQPESIVLRAVYKEFTPHLCLNLHDQRTIYNVNLTPKTAAVSFLSPSQDIERSITANRKVAMQYISAMNTTLSHLIKGHIGRYDDGFNINCVGDTFQNLGTPTILFEAGHLEAYDRNDTRKAIYAALLQLIYCAVTKSYVAETVEDYISIPQNDKKFYDIILRNTPIKEEIKDIAIQYREELDGGLITFRPYIAKIDNLNDYYAHKELECSGLDIQINTSEKLAEEIDIVNVLINGKKLSFVKNT; from the coding sequence GTGGAAAATAATACAATATATCAGCATCTATTTTGGAAGTCTTACAACGATCATTTTTATAAGCCTATAATTAGTCGTTATATACATCCTTATGAAATTAATTCAGCTTTAAAACGCTTTTCAACAATTGGAAAAGTGTCGTTAGAAGGTCACTCTGTTTTAGGAAAACCAATTCACTCTATAACATTAGGAACTGGTTCTTATAAAATATTAGGCTGGTCTCAAATGCATGGAAACGAAAGCACAACTACTAAAGCTGTATTAGATCTGTTATCAATTATAGACGCTCATAAAGACTCTGCAGAAACTGAGGAGATATTTAAAAGCATCACCTTAAAAATAATTTTACAGTTAAATCCAGATGGTTGTGAGGCTTATACGCGCTTTAATGCTAACGAAAAAGATTTAAATAGAGATGCTCAAGATTGCTCTCAGCCAGAAAGTATCGTTCTTAGAGCGGTTTATAAAGAATTTACGCCTCATTTGTGTTTAAACTTACACGACCAACGCACCATTTATAATGTAAATCTTACACCTAAAACTGCTGCAGTATCTTTCTTGTCGCCATCCCAAGATATAGAACGCTCTATTACAGCAAATAGAAAGGTGGCTATGCAGTATATCTCTGCTATGAATACAACATTGTCACATTTAATTAAAGGACATATAGGGCGTTATGATGATGGTTTTAATATTAATTGTGTTGGAGACACGTTTCAAAATCTAGGCACGCCTACTATTTTATTTGAAGCCGGACATTTGGAAGCTTATGATAGAAATGATACCAGGAAAGCTATTTATGCAGCCTTGCTACAGCTAATATATTGTGCAGTTACTAAAAGTTATGTGGCTGAAACTGTAGAGGATTATATTAGCATTCCGCAAAACGACAAGAAGTTTTACGATATCATACTTAGAAATACACCTATTAAAGAAGAAATAAAAGATATAGCTATTCAATATCGTGAAGAATTAGATGGTGGCTTAATTACGTTTAGACCTTACATCGCTAAAATTGATAACTTAAACGATTATTATGCTCATAAAGAGTTAGAATGCAGTGGTTTAGATATTCAAATAAATACTTCAGAAAAACTTGCAGAAGAAATAGATATTGTTAATGTGTTAATAAATGGTAAAAAATTGAGTTTTGTAAAAAATACTTAA
- a CDS encoding S41 family peptidase, giving the protein MYNYNFIWAFALLLTTAYSQEKDCNCMTALNEVSEVIKSSKSYKDQVTTANLRIELQEWREQIKEEIKNDSLSTFFCVGYIQKYISFIKDRHNEIYWIPEDIPVNIPSYSKNIDTTLTASDSISGVYFAGSDKILVKKSAKDEWLGITLNSNSEAWTKGKIRLRIKKTSPKTFEIFEFYKNGLLFYQNTISISEGRIHSTFWNKEDNYFFNKNHAENFNYISLNPSFDYVGIKTLSRTKALMKEADKFYDETLQKLEKENLIIDLRNNGGGSLKQAKPLIKYVKRNSSLKTIYVVINFKTSSAAELAVLELLEDNRTKLVGENSRGMLAYGYGNKAYKTTTSCMDYNITLSTKHNNKAYAQYETKGLTPDVKLSNTTSWIEQIINIEEN; this is encoded by the coding sequence ATGTACAATTACAATTTCATATGGGCTTTTGCATTACTATTAACTACTGCTTATAGCCAAGAAAAGGACTGTAATTGTATGACAGCACTAAATGAAGTGTCTGAGGTTATAAAATCCTCTAAAAGCTATAAAGATCAAGTAACTACAGCTAATTTAAGAATAGAGTTACAAGAATGGCGAGAACAAATAAAAGAAGAAATTAAAAATGATTCATTAAGCACGTTTTTTTGTGTAGGCTATATCCAGAAATACATATCATTTATTAAAGACCGACATAACGAAATTTATTGGATACCTGAAGATATACCAGTAAATATACCAAGCTATTCTAAAAATATAGATACTACTTTAACGGCTTCAGACAGTATTTCAGGAGTTTACTTTGCAGGAAGTGATAAGATTTTGGTTAAAAAAAGCGCAAAAGATGAATGGTTAGGTATTACGTTAAATTCAAATTCTGAAGCGTGGACCAAAGGAAAAATTAGGTTAAGAATAAAAAAGACTTCACCAAAAACTTTTGAAATCTTTGAATTTTATAAAAACGGTCTACTTTTTTATCAGAATACTATTTCTATAAGTGAAGGTCGTATTCACTCAACATTTTGGAATAAAGAGGATAATTACTTTTTTAATAAAAATCACGCCGAGAATTTCAACTATATATCTCTAAACCCTTCATTTGATTATGTTGGTATAAAGACGTTATCTAGAACAAAAGCTTTAATGAAAGAAGCTGATAAATTTTATGATGAAACTTTACAAAAATTAGAAAAAGAAAACCTGATTATAGATTTAAGGAATAATGGTGGAGGCTCATTAAAGCAAGCCAAACCTTTAATAAAATATGTAAAACGAAACTCTAGCTTAAAAACGATATATGTTGTTATAAATTTTAAAACTTCAAGCGCGGCAGAGCTTGCTGTATTAGAGTTATTAGAAGACAATCGCACTAAACTTGTTGGAGAAAACTCAAGAGGTATGTTAGCTTATGGATATGGAAACAAAGCTTATAAAACAACAACCTCTTGTATGGATTATAATATAACACTTTCTACAAAACACAATAATAAAGCATATGCGCAATATGAAACTAAAGGGCTAACACCAGATGTTAAACTTAGCAATACAACAAGTTGGATAGAGCAGATTATTAACATTGAAGAGAATTAA